From one Planktothrix agardhii NIES-204 genomic stretch:
- a CDS encoding asparaginase, translating to MTRGKRTQAKELEVRLLREGLVESTHRVQATVCDHRGRVLSVAGNSDTATFIRSALKPFQALAVTTTGTMERYDLTDIDLAIICSSHQGTVEQARQAFNILWRADVEPVQLQCPIPAGKNSPLQHGCSGKHAGMLAVCQQCHWPLESYLQRKHPLQQLIIGKVGELLGLPPDEFLSARDDCGAPTYYLELGQMGILYAQLASGDNLDRERIVRAMTHHPEMVAGEGHFDTELMRLTEGELVSKSGAEGVQCVGRIGEGLGLAIKVMDGSTRAKYATAIHLLKQMGWITPTIAETLSEKFLALSDFKRLDVIGELSFL from the coding sequence ATGACACGGGGAAAACGAACACAAGCTAAAGAACTGGAAGTTAGACTCCTGCGGGAAGGACTGGTTGAGTCTACCCATCGGGTGCAAGCGACGGTCTGTGATCACCGAGGACGGGTGTTATCCGTTGCCGGAAACTCCGACACCGCCACCTTTATCCGTTCAGCCTTAAAACCCTTTCAAGCCTTAGCCGTGACGACTACAGGCACAATGGAACGATATGATTTAACCGATATTGATTTAGCGATTATTTGTAGTTCCCATCAAGGAACCGTCGAACAGGCTCGACAGGCTTTTAATATTCTCTGGCGGGCCGATGTTGAACCCGTCCAACTCCAGTGTCCGATTCCAGCCGGGAAAAATAGCCCCCTGCAACATGGCTGTTCGGGAAAACACGCCGGGATGTTAGCGGTTTGTCAACAATGTCATTGGCCATTAGAAAGCTATTTACAACGGAAACATCCTCTACAACAATTGATTATTGGTAAAGTCGGAGAATTATTAGGACTACCTCCCGATGAGTTTCTCAGCGCCAGGGATGACTGCGGAGCGCCGACCTATTATTTGGAATTGGGTCAAATGGGGATACTCTATGCTCAATTGGCTTCTGGAGATAACCTAGACCGGGAACGGATTGTCCGGGCCATGACCCATCATCCCGAAATGGTAGCCGGAGAGGGACATTTTGATACGGAATTAATGCGTTTAACCGAAGGAGAACTGGTCAGCAAGTCCGGGGCGGAAGGAGTGCAATGTGTGGGACGCATTGGGGAAGGTTTGGGATTAGCAATTAAAGTCATGGATGGGTCAACCCGGGCTAAATATGCCACGGCGATTCATCTATTGAAACAAATGGGTTGGATTACACCGACCATTGCGGAAACCCTCTCGGAAAAATTCCTAGCCCTGAGTGATTTTAAGCGTTTGGATGTGATCGGAGAATTATCGTTTTTGTGA
- a CDS encoding hypothetical protein (conserved hypothetical protein, DUF820), producing MFTEEKVTTNVEDKDIQLMNLEEFFEWYPDGHGRFELHNGVIVKMQPTGTHEQVAGFLALELGVEIKRLNLPFFIPRQGLIKAIDSDKSAYIPDVMVLDFNAIMNESMWKKRSTITQGTSIKLAIEVVSTNWQDDYLMKLGEYEKLGIGEYWIVDYLGLGGRRYIGDPKQPTISVCNLVEGEYMVNLFRGKDIVRSLTFPELNLTTEQIFQIGQ from the coding sequence ATGTTTACAGAAGAAAAAGTGACTACTAATGTTGAAGATAAAGATATTCAATTAATGAATTTAGAGGAGTTTTTTGAATGGTATCCTGATGGTCATGGTCGCTTTGAATTACATAATGGAGTTATTGTTAAAATGCAACCGACAGGAACTCATGAACAAGTAGCGGGCTTTTTAGCTTTGGAACTGGGTGTGGAAATTAAACGTTTAAATTTGCCATTTTTTATCCCCAGACAAGGGCTTATTAAAGCAATAGACTCTGATAAATCAGCTTATATTCCTGATGTGATGGTATTAGATTTTAATGCTATTATGAATGAATCTATGTGGAAAAAGCGATCGACGATTACTCAAGGAACAAGCATTAAATTAGCGATAGAAGTCGTGAGTACCAATTGGCAAGATGATTATTTAATGAAACTAGGAGAATATGAAAAATTAGGTATAGGTGAGTATTGGATTGTTGATTATTTGGGTTTAGGAGGTCGGCGCTATATTGGTGATCCCAAACAACCGACTATTTCGGTTTGTAATTTAGTGGAAGGAGAATATATGGTAAATTTATTTAGGGGTAAAGATATAGTGCGATCGCTTACTTTCCCAGAACTTAATTTAACGACCGAACAGATATTTCAAATCGGGCAATAA
- a CDS encoding FAD dependent oxidoreductase, which produces MNSIVIIGCGVVGATIAYELSKNPDLKITVIDQNPPAQGSTGSALGVLMGIISQKTKGRAWRLREFSMQRYESLIPELEAITGKIIPFNRQGIVLLSYGEDELEKWKNLINLRQSQGLELQWLDQDQVKVKYPQINQGKVLGAVYSPQDRQVDPTALTLALVEAAKSRGVTFQFGIKVESLETVKTTNNQQVCQFLKTGVGELNSDWVVVSAGLGTTPLISDIAKENNREKLINIRPVLGQALQVRCLETLGNLGFEPVITGNDIHIVPLGNAEYWIGATVEFPEHGDEILANSELLNLVLKGAIAICPALENATIIKQWSGLRPRPEGIPAPVIGNLPGFENILLATGHYRNGVLLAPATANEIQEILRIEGAILK; this is translated from the coding sequence ATGAATTCTATTGTTATTATTGGTTGTGGTGTGGTCGGGGCAACCATTGCCTATGAACTCTCCAAAAATCCTGATTTAAAAATTACTGTTATTGATCAAAATCCTCCGGCTCAAGGCTCAACTGGTTCAGCATTGGGGGTTTTGATGGGAATTATTAGTCAGAAAACCAAGGGACGGGCGTGGCGACTGCGAGAGTTTAGTATGCAGCGTTATGAAAGTTTAATTCCCGAATTAGAAGCAATTACGGGTAAGATTATTCCTTTTAATCGGCAAGGTATTGTATTATTATCTTATGGGGAAGATGAATTGGAAAAATGGAAAAATTTAATTAATTTACGCCAAAGTCAAGGGTTAGAATTGCAATGGTTAGATCAAGATCAAGTTAAGGTTAAATATCCTCAGATTAATCAGGGAAAAGTGTTGGGTGCGGTCTATTCTCCCCAGGATCGACAGGTTGATCCAACGGCCTTAACTTTAGCATTAGTCGAGGCGGCTAAAAGTCGGGGGGTAACTTTTCAATTCGGTATTAAAGTAGAATCTTTGGAAACTGTAAAAACGACAAATAATCAGCAAGTTTGTCAATTCTTGAAAACCGGTGTAGGAGAGTTAAATAGTGATTGGGTTGTGGTATCTGCGGGTTTAGGGACAACGCCGTTAATTTCTGATATTGCTAAAGAAAATAATCGGGAAAAATTGATTAATATTCGTCCAGTTTTAGGACAGGCGTTGCAAGTTCGTTGTCTGGAAACCTTGGGAAATTTGGGATTTGAACCTGTAATTACGGGCAATGATATTCATATTGTACCGTTAGGAAATGCAGAATATTGGATTGGGGCAACGGTGGAATTTCCTGAACACGGGGATGAAATTTTAGCTAATTCTGAACTATTGAATTTAGTCTTAAAAGGTGCGATCGCCATTTGTCCAGCCTTAGAAAATGCAACTATTATTAAGCAATGGTCAGGGTTACGTCCCCGCCCTGAAGGGATTCCAGCCCCTGTGATTGGCAATTTACCAGGGTTTGAGAATATCCTATTAGCCACTGGACATTATCGCAATGGTGTGTTATTAGCACCAGCAACGGCTAATGAAATCCAAGAAATATTGAGGATTGAGGGTGCGATCTTAAAATAA
- the crtH gene encoding cis-carotene isomerase yields the protein MPVSNLSQSFARSSSDSDQEFDVIVIGSGIGGLVTATQLAAKGAKVLVLESYIIPGGSSGYFERDGYRFDVGASMIFGFGDKGTTNLLTRALEAVDVTLETIPDPVQIHYHLPNDLKLRVHRDYEKFLQELITRFPQEEKGIRKFYDQCWKVFNCLNSMELLSLEEPRYLMRVFFQEPRSCLGLVKYLPQNVGDIAKRYINDPELLKFIDIECYCWSVVPADLTPMINAGMVFSDRHYGGINYPKGGVGQIAIKLVEGLEKFGGQIQYKARVKQIILENGIAVGVELIDGKVYRGKRIVSNATRWDTFGKLIPSDSIPKAEKKWRERYQKSPSFLSLHLGVEASVLPPETDCHHIIVENWDKMEEPEGTIFVSIPTLLDPSLAPEGYHIVHAFTPSWIDDWQKLPEFEYEAKKEQAAGRIIDRLEILFPGLDAGLDYMEVGTARSHRRFLNRQDGTYGPIPAYKLKGLLGMPFNRTSIRGLYCVGDSTFPGQGLNAVAFSGFACAHRVAVDLGL from the coding sequence ATGCCTGTTTCTAACCTATCCCAGTCTTTTGCTCGATCTAGTTCTGACTCCGATCAGGAATTTGATGTGATTGTCATTGGTTCTGGTATTGGGGGACTGGTGACGGCGACCCAATTGGCGGCCAAGGGTGCAAAAGTTCTTGTCCTAGAAAGCTATATTATCCCGGGCGGCAGTTCTGGATATTTTGAACGGGACGGATACAGATTTGATGTCGGTGCATCCATGATTTTTGGATTTGGGGACAAAGGAACCACCAACCTCCTAACCCGCGCCCTGGAAGCTGTGGACGTCACCCTAGAAACCATTCCCGATCCGGTTCAAATTCATTATCACCTACCCAATGATCTCAAATTACGGGTACATCGAGATTATGAGAAGTTTTTGCAAGAACTAATTACTCGCTTCCCCCAGGAAGAAAAAGGAATTCGTAAATTTTATGATCAATGCTGGAAGGTCTTTAACTGTCTGAACTCCATGGAGTTGCTATCTTTGGAAGAACCTCGTTATTTAATGCGGGTATTTTTCCAAGAACCGAGATCATGTTTAGGATTAGTTAAGTATTTACCCCAAAATGTCGGAGATATTGCCAAACGTTATATTAATGATCCTGAACTTTTAAAGTTTATTGATATTGAATGTTACTGCTGGTCAGTGGTTCCGGCTGATTTAACCCCGATGATTAATGCTGGAATGGTATTTTCCGATCGCCATTATGGAGGAATTAATTATCCCAAAGGAGGCGTCGGTCAAATTGCGATCAAATTAGTCGAAGGATTAGAAAAATTTGGTGGACAAATTCAATATAAAGCTAGAGTCAAACAAATTATATTGGAAAACGGAATAGCCGTTGGAGTAGAACTAATTGATGGTAAAGTTTATCGAGGCAAAAGAATAGTTTCTAATGCCACCCGTTGGGATACCTTTGGCAAATTAATTCCCTCCGACTCTATTCCAAAGGCTGAAAAAAAATGGCGAGAACGCTATCAAAAATCCCCTAGTTTCTTGAGTCTACATTTAGGAGTAGAAGCCTCAGTCTTACCTCCAGAAACCGATTGTCACCATATTATTGTCGAAAATTGGGATAAAATGGAGGAACCCGAAGGCACAATTTTTGTGTCCATTCCGACTTTATTAGATCCAAGTTTAGCCCCGGAGGGCTATCATATTGTTCATGCTTTTACCCCTAGTTGGATCGATGATTGGCAAAAATTACCCGAGTTTGAATATGAAGCCAAAAAAGAACAAGCTGCGGGCAGAATTATTGACCGTTTAGAAATACTTTTCCCCGGGTTAGATGCCGGGTTAGATTATATGGAAGTGGGAACGGCGCGATCGCATCGTCGCTTTTTAAACCGACAGGATGGAACCTACGGCCCCATTCCCGCCTATAAATTAAAAGGACTTCTGGGAATGCCCTTTAACCGCACATCTATCCGAGGGTTATATTGTGTCGGTGATAGCACTTTCCCCGGCCAAGGATTAAATGCTGTTGCCTTCTCCGGCTTCGCCTGCGCCCATCGGGTAGCCGTTGATTTGGGACTTTAA
- the ilvN gene encoding acetolactate synthase III small subunit, giving the protein MKHTLSVLVQDEAGVLTRIAGLFARRGFNIESLAVGPAEQSGISRITMVVPGDDHIIEQLTKQLYKLINVLKVQDITGVPCVERELMLLKVNYNSSATRSEIIELAQIFRARVVDIGDDALTIEVVGDPGKMVAIVQVLSRFGIREIARTGKIVLVRESGVNTEFLKTQAPVEARF; this is encoded by the coding sequence ATGAAACACACCCTATCTGTTTTAGTTCAAGATGAAGCCGGAGTCCTGACGCGCATTGCGGGTTTATTTGCCCGTCGAGGTTTCAATATTGAGAGTTTAGCCGTTGGCCCGGCGGAACAATCGGGGATTTCTCGAATTACAATGGTGGTTCCTGGGGATGACCATATTATTGAACAGTTGACCAAACAACTCTACAAACTGATCAATGTTCTGAAAGTGCAGGATATTACCGGAGTTCCCTGTGTGGAAAGGGAATTGATGCTATTAAAGGTTAATTATAATAGCAGTGCGACTCGTTCTGAGATTATTGAGTTAGCGCAAATTTTTCGGGCGCGGGTTGTGGATATTGGGGATGACGCCCTAACTATTGAAGTGGTTGGCGACCCCGGAAAAATGGTGGCTATTGTCCAGGTTTTAAGTCGGTTTGGGATTCGGGAAATTGCTCGGACGGGCAAAATTGTCTTGGTGCGGGAGTCGGGAGTCAATACGGAATTCCTCAAAACTCAAGCCCCGGTGGAAGCTCGATTTTAG
- a CDS encoding Ycf36 protein, giving the protein MRDVSVSICPVPPEQRPVNEYQELKESWFFSWVTLNWPQYLRKLLWVWLISWIIFCPVAAASFTPSKYPGQLILGAASGATFILTLVVIRLSLGWYYIRSRLLNPRIFYEESGWYDGQTWLKTPEFLVQDRLILSHQVQPILTRLRQTYYGIAGLLLGGGLIWVLL; this is encoded by the coding sequence ATGAGAGATGTTTCGGTATCCATCTGTCCGGTTCCTCCGGAACAACGTCCTGTTAATGAATATCAAGAACTCAAAGAATCTTGGTTTTTTAGTTGGGTCACACTCAACTGGCCCCAATATTTGAGAAAGTTGCTCTGGGTGTGGTTGATTAGCTGGATTATTTTTTGTCCCGTCGCCGCGGCTAGTTTTACACCGAGCAAATATCCGGGGCAGTTGATTCTTGGTGCTGCTTCTGGAGCAACTTTTATTTTAACCTTAGTCGTGATTCGGTTATCTTTAGGCTGGTACTATATTAGATCCCGCCTGCTCAATCCTAGGATTTTCTACGAAGAATCAGGATGGTATGATGGCCAGACTTGGCTGAAAACCCCGGAATTTTTAGTCCAAGATCGGTTAATTCTCTCCCATCAAGTGCAACCGATTCTAACTCGATTACGACAAACCTATTATGGAATAGCCGGATTGTTGCTTGGAGGAGGATTAATCTGGGTCTTGTTGTAA
- the psbQ gene encoding psbQ protein, with protein sequence MKVYRSILACVLALVTTFVVGCSSPKAAIPTTYTEIQIQQIQKHNTDIVALRDRFTTELPRYISARNWVQVDAFVHGPLGSLLQEMNYITKNLLPDAQPKARELSREVFEHLVTVSKAAEVRDPIQASSGYQEALKDLDSFLSLVPKA encoded by the coding sequence ATGAAAGTTTATCGTTCAATTTTGGCCTGTGTCTTAGCCCTGGTGACAACTTTTGTGGTCGGTTGCAGTTCTCCAAAAGCGGCAATTCCCACCACCTACACGGAAATTCAAATTCAACAAATCCAAAAACATAACACTGATATTGTGGCTCTGCGCGATCGCTTTACCACTGAACTTCCTCGGTATATTAGCGCTCGGAATTGGGTACAAGTGGATGCCTTTGTGCATGGGCCATTGGGATCATTGTTGCAAGAAATGAATTATATTACTAAAAATTTGTTGCCCGATGCCCAGCCCAAAGCTCGTGAATTATCCAGAGAAGTATTTGAACATTTAGTTACGGTTTCTAAAGCCGCAGAAGTTCGTGATCCAATTCAAGCGTCGTCGGGATATCAAGAAGCGCTCAAAGATTTAGATTCATTCTTGAGTTTAGTTCCTAAAGCTTAA
- a CDS encoding nucleotidyltransferase, with product MKLTTPFETSKLDQIIRDRYEQNERERQKLLQKVVEWLDEHGLQYGIQTAYIFGSLTQPQRFHQNSDIDIAVEQINPDDFFAVIGFISETMGRDVDVIELYKCHFGDRIRQTGIPWTAINSSF from the coding sequence ATGAAATTAACTACTCCCTTTGAGACGTCTAAGTTAGATCAAATTATTCGCGATCGCTATGAACAAAATGAGAGAGAACGTCAAAAATTGTTGCAAAAAGTTGTGGAATGGCTAGATGAACATGGATTGCAGTATGGTATTCAAACAGCCTATATTTTTGGCTCGCTAACACAACCCCAAAGATTTCATCAAAACTCTGATATTGATATCGCTGTTGAGCAAATTAATCCCGATGATTTTTTTGCTGTAATTGGCTTTATTTCTGAGACTATGGGGCGTGATGTGGATGTAATTGAACTTTACAAATGTCACTTTGGCGATCGGATTAGACAAACAGGTATTCCATGGACAGCAATAAACTCATCCTTTTAA
- the rpsJ gene encoding 30S ribosomal protein S10 produces MATIQQQKIRIRLKAFDRRLLDTSCEKIVDTANRTSATAVGPIPLPTKRRIYCLLRSPHVDKDSREHFETRTHRRIIDIYQPSSKTIDALMKLDLPAGVDIEVKL; encoded by the coding sequence ATGGCAACTATTCAACAACAAAAAATTCGGATTCGTCTCAAAGCCTTTGATCGTCGTTTACTCGATACCTCTTGCGAGAAGATTGTAGATACGGCGAATCGGACTAGCGCCACTGCGGTTGGGCCGATTCCTTTACCCACAAAACGCCGGATTTACTGCTTATTGCGTTCCCCCCACGTTGATAAAGATTCCCGGGAACACTTCGAGACTCGTACCCATCGTCGCATTATTGATATTTATCAGCCTTCTTCTAAAACCATTGATGCTCTGATGAAATTGGACTTACCCGCCGGGGTTGATATTGAAGTGAAACTTTAA
- a CDS encoding putative glycosyl transferase encodes MIATPLSISPNIQPSLNLTIFAVPKPFRGHISIIQRNAIQSWLKLQPRPEIILLGNDAGTGETAREFGLHHIPDVKLNSQGTPLLNSIFFQASQQATYPILTYVNSDIILTGDFLPIVQQVINQYQQFLILGRRWNIDITEPLNYDNPNWEQNLRDCLLQAGTFSGVGALDYFVFPKPLFSQLPEFAIGRAGWDNWMVGEALKHNIPVINGSQLITAIHQNHDYNHLSGRRLEAFQGIEAQQNQTFLQGHLAGNSADATVYLTPLSPNHTPKVSVIISMTSAEEETRRGSSLRSQAIDSVYQQTFTDFEIIVIDDSFTGEMRSQLKVKYPLINYIHQPDQGIVAAWNRGLEIAQGEFISFLQPGDVFLPDKLAQQVACFEQKAGSLEMVFSSWLTASGSRDNTINIAAFQSVLQGREGLHGVHAWMLPTLWQFIRTSAILFRHSWLQRYGGFHPQLSPQATTLDLLLNLSSRGAAAVCLEQPTVCCLETQPLTLETISQMASESEQLLRNYFSRPTVKPWMRPLESQAYAQTFLWLAGLISDEQQKAKLINHSFPFPFLIQQALNRVE; translated from the coding sequence ATGATAGCGACCCCTTTATCAATTTCTCCCAATATCCAACCCTCGTTAAATCTAACGATTTTTGCAGTTCCCAAACCCTTTCGAGGTCATATTAGTATTATTCAACGCAATGCCATTCAAAGTTGGTTAAAATTGCAACCTCGACCCGAAATTATCTTGTTAGGAAATGATGCAGGAACAGGAGAAACAGCAAGGGAATTTGGTTTACATCATATTCCCGATGTGAAACTTAATTCTCAAGGCACTCCCTTGTTAAATAGTATTTTTTTCCAGGCTTCCCAACAAGCAACTTACCCGATTTTAACTTATGTTAATTCGGATATTATTTTAACTGGTGATTTTCTGCCAATAGTTCAACAAGTTATCAACCAATATCAGCAATTTTTAATTCTCGGAAGACGCTGGAATATTGATATTACTGAGCCCCTAAACTATGATAATCCTAATTGGGAACAAAATTTACGCGATTGCCTTCTCCAAGCCGGAACTTTCAGTGGAGTTGGCGCCTTAGATTATTTCGTGTTTCCTAAACCTCTATTTTCCCAACTCCCAGAATTTGCTATTGGACGAGCAGGCTGGGATAACTGGATGGTGGGGGAAGCTCTTAAACACAATATTCCGGTGATTAATGGAAGTCAATTAATTACCGCTATTCATCAAAATCACGATTATAACCATCTATCAGGACGGCGTTTAGAAGCCTTTCAAGGAATAGAAGCACAACAAAATCAAACCTTCCTCCAGGGTCATTTGGCGGGAAATAGTGCGGATGCAACGGTCTACTTAACTCCTCTGTCTCCTAACCATACCCCTAAAGTTAGTGTGATTATTTCTATGACCTCTGCGGAGGAGGAGACGCGCCGTGGCTCGTCTCTACGGAGTCAGGCCATTGATAGTGTTTACCAACAAACTTTTACCGACTTTGAAATTATCGTAATTGATGATAGTTTTACGGGTGAAATGCGATCGCAACTTAAAGTAAAATATCCCTTAATTAATTATATCCATCAACCCGATCAGGGAATTGTCGCGGCTTGGAATCGAGGTTTGGAGATAGCTCAAGGAGAATTTATCAGCTTTTTGCAGCCTGGAGATGTCTTTTTACCAGACAAACTCGCCCAGCAGGTCGCCTGCTTTGAACAGAAAGCGGGTTCTTTAGAAATGGTTTTCAGTTCTTGGCTAACTGCTTCAGGCTCTAGGGACAACACGATTAATATTGCTGCTTTTCAGTCGGTTCTACAAGGACGGGAAGGGTTGCACGGTGTTCATGCTTGGATGTTACCGACCCTGTGGCAATTTATCCGAACTAGCGCTATTTTATTTCGGCATAGTTGGTTACAGCGTTATGGTGGCTTTCATCCCCAACTATCTCCACAAGCCACTACCCTAGATTTATTATTGAATCTATCCTCAAGGGGAGCGGCGGCGGTTTGTTTGGAACAGCCCACGGTTTGCTGTTTGGAAACTCAACCGTTAACGCTCGAAACAATAAGTCAAATGGCGTCTGAGTCAGAACAACTCCTGCGTAACTATTTTTCCCGTCCCACTGTTAAACCTTGGATGCGCCCCCTTGAGTCCCAAGCCTATGCCCAAACTTTCCTCTGGTTAGCGGGTTTGATATCCGATGAGCAACAAAAAGCAAAATTAATTAATCATTCTTTTCCTTTTCCATTCCTTATTCAGCAAGCCCTAAATAGGGTAGAATGA
- a CDS encoding hypothetical protein (protein of unknown function DUF29), translating into MIQHNLYENDFYTWSCQQAQLLREKKFDQVDWSNIIEEIEDLGRSEYRAFVSAIEQLTLHLLKWQYQKERRSPSWRHSIDKQRIQIERILEDNPGLQTRIQEAVSKGYKYGRKGASKETFLDEKVFPQGCPYTWEDLVDEDFFPEGHQA; encoded by the coding sequence ATGATTCAACATAATCTTTACGAGAATGATTTTTATACTTGGTCTTGTCAACAGGCTCAATTACTGCGGGAAAAAAAATTTGATCAAGTGGATTGGAGCAATATTATTGAGGAGATTGAAGACTTGGGACGCAGTGAATATCGAGCGTTTGTATCTGCAATTGAACAGCTAACCTTGCATTTGTTGAAATGGCAATATCAGAAAGAACGTCGCTCCCCAAGTTGGCGACATTCTATTGACAAGCAAAGAATTCAAATAGAACGTATCCTTGAGGATAATCCTGGATTGCAAACTCGAATCCAAGAAGCCGTTAGTAAGGGGTATAAGTATGGACGCAAAGGAGCGAGTAAAGAGACTTTTCTGGACGAGAAGGTTTTTCCTCAAGGTTGCCCTTATACTTGGGAAGATTTGGTAGATGAGGATTTTTTTCCCGAAGGACATCAAGCATGA
- a CDS encoding peptidase S9, prolyl oligopeptidase active site region, with protein MTTATELPPLIPRELLFGNPERTSPRLSPEGKYLAYIAPDEKNILQVWLKTVGQEETRALTRDPKRGIRLFFWTYDPDQLIYVQDSDGDENWHLYLVNVQTQVVRDLTPFQGVRAQVVNLDHKFPDQILVGMNLKNPQIFDVYQVNLKNGAVDFHTENPGNIVSWTADAEFNIRAASSSTDDGGFDLLYRETPEHPWETLRHWGPDEEGGAAFFSNDGKILYMVGNHHANAERLIALDLSTRQETVIAEDPEYDIGGLLAHPTTQNIEAVSFYKDKEEWQIIDPIIAEDIEAIKQIRPGEFGISRTLSDEKWLISFVTDDGPVYFYVYDRPTKTHSFLFSNKPKLEGLSLASMEPISYTAIDGLTIHGYLTKPVGVELPAPTVLLVHGGPWARDTWGYDSQAQWLANRGYAVLQVNFRGSTGYGKAFLNAANREWAGKMHQDLIDGVNWLVENGISQPDKIAIMGGSYGGYATLVGLTFTPEVFACGVDIVGPSNIITLMQSIPPYWEPIRKNFYHRVGNLDTEPEFLKQRSPLFFVDRIEKPLLIGQGANDPRVKQPESEQIFEAMKQADKPVEYVLYTDEGHGFARPENRLHFYAVAEEFLAKYLGGRFEPVGEMTGHSGVIKS; from the coding sequence ATGACCACGGCAACCGAACTTCCACCTTTAATTCCCCGGGAACTACTGTTTGGCAACCCCGAACGCACTAGCCCCCGTCTGTCCCCCGAAGGTAAATATCTGGCTTATATTGCCCCCGATGAAAAGAATATTTTACAGGTTTGGTTAAAAACCGTTGGACAGGAGGAAACCCGAGCTTTAACCCGTGATCCAAAACGAGGTATTCGATTATTTTTCTGGACTTATGACCCCGATCAACTGATTTATGTTCAAGACTCCGATGGCGATGAAAACTGGCATTTATATTTAGTAAATGTCCAAACCCAGGTTGTTCGAGACTTAACTCCGTTTCAAGGAGTTCGAGCGCAAGTTGTTAATTTAGATCACAAATTCCCCGATCAAATTTTAGTTGGGATGAACCTGAAAAATCCTCAAATTTTTGATGTTTATCAGGTAAATTTAAAAAACGGAGCCGTTGATTTCCATACGGAAAATCCGGGTAATATTGTTAGTTGGACGGCCGATGCTGAGTTTAATATCCGGGCGGCAAGTTCTAGCACCGATGATGGTGGGTTTGATTTATTATATCGAGAAACTCCCGAACATCCTTGGGAAACCCTCCGTCATTGGGGGCCCGATGAAGAAGGAGGGGCGGCTTTCTTTTCCAATGATGGCAAAATTTTATATATGGTGGGTAACCATCATGCCAATGCCGAAAGATTAATTGCTTTGGATTTATCGACTCGTCAAGAAACAGTAATTGCTGAAGATCCTGAATATGATATTGGCGGATTATTAGCCCATCCTACCACCCAAAATATTGAGGCGGTTTCTTTTTATAAAGATAAGGAAGAATGGCAAATTATTGACCCGATTATTGCCGAAGATATCGAGGCAATTAAACAAATTCGTCCGGGGGAATTTGGGATTAGTCGAACATTATCCGATGAAAAATGGTTAATTAGTTTTGTCACCGATGACGGCCCGGTGTATTTTTACGTTTACGATCGCCCCACCAAAACCCATAGCTTTTTATTCAGTAATAAACCCAAATTAGAAGGCTTATCTTTAGCCTCCATGGAACCCATTTCTTACACCGCAATTGATGGGTTAACCATTCATGGTTATTTAACCAAACCCGTTGGGGTTGAGCTTCCCGCCCCGACGGTGCTATTGGTTCACGGTGGCCCCTGGGCGCGAGATACCTGGGGTTATGACTCCCAAGCCCAATGGTTAGCTAACCGGGGTTACGCGGTCTTACAGGTGAATTTCCGGGGATCAACGGGCTATGGCAAAGCCTTTCTAAATGCCGCCAACCGAGAATGGGCGGGAAAAATGCACCAGGACTTAATTGATGGTGTGAATTGGTTAGTTGAAAATGGCATTTCCCAACCGGATAAAATCGCGATTATGGGCGGGTCTTATGGAGGTTATGCGACCTTAGTTGGCTTAACATTTACTCCCGAAGTTTTTGCCTGTGGCGTGGATATTGTCGGGCCGAGTAATATTATTACTTTGATGCAAAGTATTCCGCCCTATTGGGAACCCATTCGCAAGAATTTCTATCATCGGGTCGGGAATTTAGACACGGAACCGGAATTTTTAAAACAGCGATCGCCTTTATTTTTTGTTGACCGGATTGAAAAACCTTTATTAATTGGTCAAGGAGCCAATGATCCCAGGGTTAAACAACCGGAAAGTGAACAGATATTTGAGGCGATGAAACAAGCTGATAAACCTGTAGAATATGTGTTATATACCGATGAAGGACATGGTTTTGCCCGTCCTGAAAATCGCTTACATTTCTATGCAGTCGCCGAAGAATTTCTGGCTAAATATTTAGGCGGACGCTTTGAACCGGTGGGAGAAATGACCGGACATTCTGGTGTGATTAAATCCTGA